A stretch of Pseudomonadota bacterium DNA encodes these proteins:
- a CDS encoding tetratricopeptide repeat protein, producing the protein MNTTEKIEQLKDQVLPFRPFDAMEEAERLVNENPADAESHFFLASIYKLLNRHHDAALTFEKTYELENSAHPALFNAGICFSELGQPDQALKFYDRAAEAAGTNSILPSLLGALSLHRAGDPEEAIHRYQRVMDFAPTNASLLYGLMAAERDRGGNAAAEQYVRQIQKGFSRYPESKIDLVTFHQNYDYAGWKAWADKDNFITSTRSWASKAKRRLPNFLPKSYIIPQDTHLLKDDSKLKKNPIWIVKSTTLSASIGTHLISDLSLLKAEPNWIVQEYIANPYLIKGRKFAMRTYLLVSSYNPVRAYLFRGGTAKIALRKYTTDPESFHLTSVHTEHTRPDRHRKDLKDALASDIGKKGWWTIDQLFMHLEKEGLQPTEIWNQVCVIAQTLIEAMVATNFFDQHTPTNIHHGYGPKFVALDLILDDNAKLWLSEIERGPTYNRIFNSDGTEKMTFDGLANMAVCPFGKETDRETRISIAKKHEQLHRDRFSLIYG; encoded by the coding sequence ATGAACACCACTGAAAAGATAGAACAACTTAAGGACCAAGTTCTTCCTTTTCGCCCCTTTGATGCGATGGAGGAGGCAGAAAGACTCGTAAATGAAAATCCCGCAGATGCAGAGTCTCATTTCTTTCTTGCTAGTATATATAAGTTACTTAACCGGCATCATGATGCCGCACTGACATTTGAAAAAACCTATGAACTGGAGAACAGTGCTCATCCGGCTTTGTTCAATGCCGGCATTTGCTTCAGTGAATTAGGTCAACCCGACCAGGCGCTAAAGTTTTATGATCGAGCGGCAGAAGCGGCAGGAACTAATTCAATTCTACCATCCCTTTTAGGGGCACTTTCACTGCATCGAGCAGGTGACCCAGAAGAAGCTATTCACCGCTACCAAAGGGTGATGGATTTTGCACCTACGAACGCTAGTTTACTCTACGGGCTAATGGCTGCAGAACGTGACCGCGGGGGTAATGCTGCCGCAGAACAGTATGTTAGACAAATTCAAAAAGGATTTAGTAGATATCCGGAGAGTAAAATTGACTTGGTTACGTTTCATCAAAATTATGATTATGCTGGATGGAAAGCTTGGGCAGATAAAGACAACTTTATCACCTCAACTCGATCCTGGGCCTCAAAAGCTAAACGCCGCTTGCCTAATTTTTTGCCAAAAAGCTACATAATTCCGCAAGATACACACCTATTGAAAGATGATAGCAAGCTCAAAAAAAATCCCATATGGATTGTCAAATCTACCACACTTAGCGCTTCAATTGGTACCCACCTCATAAGCGATCTCAGCTTGCTTAAGGCTGAGCCAAATTGGATTGTGCAAGAGTATATTGCCAATCCATACCTAATAAAGGGTCGTAAATTTGCGATGCGCACCTACCTTTTAGTAAGCTCTTACAACCCCGTTCGCGCTTATTTGTTTCGGGGAGGCACGGCAAAGATTGCGCTCCGTAAATATACTACCGACCCTGAAAGTTTTCATTTAACTTCAGTTCATACCGAGCATACCCGGCCGGATCGCCATCGAAAAGACCTTAAGGATGCTCTCGCATCCGATATTGGCAAAAAGGGCTGGTGGACAATTGATCAGCTATTTATGCACCTTGAAAAAGAGGGACTCCAGCCAACAGAAATATGGAACCAGGTTTGCGTCATAGCTCAAACATTAATTGAAGCAATGGTCGCTACAAATTTTTTCGATCAGCACACGCCGACGAACATCCACCATGGATATGGGCCAAAGTTTGTCGCACTCGATTTAATTTTAGATGACAATGCAAAGCTTTGGCTTTCTGAGATTGAACGAGGCCCTACATATAACCGAATTTTTAATAGTGATGGCACCGAAAAAATGACCTTTGACGGATTAGCTAATATGGCTGTTTGTCCGTTTGGCAAAGAGACTGACCGCGAAACTCGAATCTCAATTGCAAAAAAACATGAGCAGCTACACCGCGATAGGTTTAGTCTGATATACGGGTAA
- a CDS encoding HlyD family type I secretion periplasmic adaptor subunit translates to MKGAFEKIKVYVLDWWNARRENKAGEDELAFMPSAIEVMERPASPAARSVALSLSAFFIIIIIWSIVGKVDIVAVATGKIIPIGGIQTIQPLEIGVVRAIHVKDGQEVKKGDLLIELDPTESEVDRGQVLREFIASTAEFRRLEANLRALDKTPPDFIPPENAPAHLVSMHREKLKSDILAYEAKTAAYDAEYSRRVAERAAILAEIAKLEGTIPLVREREAALARLIRTGNAPRRQWLEVKQSLIEQKQNLIIQRHRVVEAEAAMISAAKQRDQLAADARRDALTQMVEARNKMNAAELQMRTAEKRENMQQLSAPTDGTVQQLNVYTVGGVVQPAQILMLVVPKGTQLEAEAMVLNKDKGFVHAGQETEVKVESFPFTKYGTIKGNLKFLSGDAIQDKDLGLVYASRIKLSKATIRADGKDIPLTPGMAVTVEIKTGKRRIIEFLMAPLLRYQSEALRER, encoded by the coding sequence ATGAAAGGTGCATTTGAAAAGATAAAAGTTTACGTGCTCGACTGGTGGAATGCACGCCGAGAAAATAAAGCCGGTGAGGATGAACTTGCTTTCATGCCATCAGCTATCGAGGTCATGGAGCGACCTGCATCACCTGCGGCACGGTCAGTAGCATTATCGCTATCAGCCTTCTTTATTATTATCATTATATGGTCAATCGTGGGCAAGGTCGACATCGTTGCCGTTGCTACGGGTAAGATTATTCCAATCGGTGGCATACAAACAATACAACCGCTAGAAATCGGGGTTGTGCGTGCAATCCATGTTAAAGACGGACAAGAAGTGAAAAAAGGGGACCTTCTCATAGAGTTAGATCCCACGGAAAGCGAGGTGGATAGAGGACAGGTACTTCGCGAGTTCATAGCTTCGACTGCTGAATTCAGGCGGTTGGAGGCTAACCTGCGTGCACTTGACAAAACCCCTCCTGATTTTATTCCTCCAGAAAACGCACCAGCGCACCTAGTGAGCATGCATCGAGAGAAATTAAAATCGGATATCCTTGCTTACGAAGCTAAGACGGCAGCCTATGATGCAGAATACTCTCGCAGAGTAGCCGAACGAGCTGCAATATTAGCAGAAATTGCAAAACTTGAGGGTACAATACCCTTGGTACGCGAGAGGGAGGCTGCTTTGGCACGGCTAATCCGCACCGGAAATGCTCCGCGTCGCCAATGGCTCGAGGTAAAACAAAGCCTGATTGAGCAAAAACAAAATTTGATAATTCAACGCCATCGCGTGGTTGAAGCGGAAGCAGCGATGATCTCGGCGGCGAAACAGCGGGATCAACTTGCAGCCGATGCTCGACGTGATGCACTCACGCAGATGGTCGAAGCAAGGAATAAAATGAATGCGGCCGAACTCCAAATGAGAACAGCAGAAAAACGAGAAAATATGCAACAACTTTCAGCACCAACCGACGGGACAGTGCAGCAACTAAATGTTTACACGGTTGGTGGTGTAGTCCAGCCAGCACAAATACTAATGTTAGTTGTGCCAAAAGGGACCCAATTAGAAGCAGAGGCAATGGTGTTGAATAAAGACAAAGGATTTGTACATGCTGGACAAGAGACGGAGGTGAAAGTAGAAAGTTTTCCATTTACAAAATATGGGACAATCAAAGGCAACCTTAAATTTTTATCCGGCGATGCCATTCAAGATAAAGACCTCGGACTCGTTTACGCCAGCCGCATTAAGCTCAGCAAAGCTACGATCCGAGCAGATGGAAAAGATATACCACTTACACCTGGCATGGCAGTAACTGTTGAAATTAAAACCGGCAAAAGACGCATAATTGAATTTCTAATGGCACCACTTCTTCGCTACCAATCAGAGGCCTTACGAGAGAGGTAG
- a CDS encoding type I secretion system permease/ATPase — protein MPETNNRKEIKPPADSQKIDTGAACLVLLLRFFGIPGDVEAIRHEFGEAEKPLGVQDVLRAARKFGLKSRSIKTTWDRLRKTSLPAIAQTHNGNFFVLGQIAEDKILIQSPSSNKPQTLSRKEFENIWNAEVILVTQRTPILGKGGKFDISWFIPVLLRYKRIFSEVIVASFFLQVFALVSPLFFMVIIDKVLVHRGLTTLDVLVFGLLVVSVFEVLLGLLRTYIFSHTTNRVDVELGAKLFDHLLKLPLSYFQARRTGESIARVRELENIRNFITGSSLTLVIDLFFTFVFFAVMYMFSPTLTWIVLSSIPFYVLLSILVTPVLRRRIEEKFQRGAVNQAFLVESVSGVETLKAMAVEPQMQRRWEDQLAGYVGASFKTTHLGNISGQTAQLISKVTLALTLYFGALMVVEGDLTVGQLVGFNMLSQRVIGPILRLANLWQDFQQARISVDRLGDILNTPTEPRQNINRATMPQIKGFISFEDVIFRYKNDGPEVLRRVSLTVKAGEIIGIVGPSGSGKSTLTKLVQRLYLPESGRVLVDGTDLAMIDTSWLRRQIGVVLQENVLFNRTVRDNIALSDPGMTMERVVAAAKLAGAHDFILELPEGYDTEIGERGNTVSGGQRQRIAIARALVSNPRILIFDEATSALDYESEVAIQKNMRDICKGRTVMIIAHRLSAVRDADRIVTIESGEITEQGTHKELISRGGRYAKLHALQMGASVPQESSIDSEKS, from the coding sequence TTGCCCGAGACGAACAATAGGAAAGAAATCAAACCTCCAGCCGACTCTCAGAAAATCGACACCGGAGCGGCATGCCTTGTACTCCTGTTAAGGTTTTTTGGTATACCGGGCGACGTTGAGGCTATACGTCACGAGTTTGGCGAGGCGGAAAAACCGCTTGGAGTGCAGGATGTTTTACGAGCAGCACGAAAGTTTGGCCTTAAATCTCGATCTATCAAAACCACTTGGGACCGTCTGCGAAAAACCAGCTTGCCCGCTATAGCACAGACGCATAACGGTAACTTTTTTGTGTTGGGTCAGATTGCAGAAGATAAAATACTTATACAATCTCCCTCATCAAACAAGCCACAAACCCTCTCCCGTAAGGAGTTTGAGAATATTTGGAACGCGGAAGTTATTCTTGTTACTCAACGTACACCAATACTGGGAAAAGGCGGAAAATTTGATATTTCCTGGTTCATACCAGTTCTGCTGCGATATAAGCGAATTTTCTCAGAGGTGATAGTCGCCTCATTTTTCTTACAAGTTTTTGCTTTGGTTTCGCCACTTTTTTTTATGGTGATTATAGATAAAGTCCTAGTGCATCGAGGGTTAACCACACTTGATGTATTAGTGTTTGGCCTTTTGGTGGTGTCTGTTTTTGAAGTTCTTTTGGGCCTTTTGCGTACATATATTTTCTCCCACACTACAAATAGAGTGGATGTAGAGCTGGGTGCTAAGTTGTTTGATCATCTGTTGAAATTGCCCCTCTCCTATTTCCAAGCTCGCAGAACTGGTGAATCTATCGCAAGAGTTCGTGAGTTAGAGAACATAAGAAACTTTATAACAGGTTCGTCTTTGACATTGGTAATTGATCTTTTCTTTACCTTTGTCTTTTTTGCAGTGATGTATATGTTTTCCCCGACGCTCACTTGGATCGTTTTATCTTCGATACCATTTTATGTCCTTCTTTCAATATTAGTCACTCCGGTCTTACGTCGTCGAATAGAGGAAAAATTCCAACGCGGTGCTGTAAATCAGGCTTTTTTGGTAGAATCAGTCAGTGGCGTAGAAACACTGAAGGCTATGGCCGTCGAACCCCAAATGCAAAGACGATGGGAAGATCAACTTGCAGGATATGTTGGTGCAAGTTTCAAGACAACTCACTTAGGAAATATTTCCGGGCAAACGGCGCAATTAATTAGCAAAGTTACGTTAGCATTAACACTCTATTTTGGTGCTTTGATGGTAGTTGAAGGGGACCTGACTGTCGGGCAGCTTGTCGGCTTCAATATGTTATCCCAACGAGTAATCGGACCAATTTTGCGCCTTGCTAATCTTTGGCAGGACTTCCAGCAGGCTCGGATCTCAGTTGACCGGCTTGGCGACATTCTCAATACACCTACGGAACCACGCCAAAACATAAATCGTGCAACCATGCCCCAGATAAAGGGTTTTATAAGCTTCGAAGATGTTATATTTCGATACAAAAACGATGGACCAGAGGTGCTGCGACGAGTTAGTTTGACTGTAAAGGCCGGTGAAATTATCGGTATCGTTGGTCCCTCCGGGTCTGGGAAAAGCACACTCACTAAACTCGTGCAAAGACTATATCTGCCTGAAAGTGGTCGCGTGCTCGTTGATGGAACTGACTTAGCAATGATTGATACCTCATGGCTAAGGCGGCAGATAGGGGTCGTTCTTCAGGAAAATGTGCTTTTCAATAGGACAGTTCGCGATAATATCGCACTTTCGGATCCTGGAATGACTATGGAACGTGTTGTAGCAGCAGCTAAGTTAGCAGGCGCTCATGATTTCATTTTAGAGCTTCCTGAAGGTTACGATACTGAAATTGGGGAACGCGGCAATACGGTTTCAGGCGGCCAACGCCAGCGAATTGCAATTGCACGCGCCCTGGTAAGTAATCCACGAATACTTATTTTTGATGAGGCTACGAGCGCGTTGGATTATGAGTCAGAGGTCGCCATTCAAAAAAATATGCGTGATATTTGTAAAGGCCGGACGGTAATGATTATAGCACACAGGCTCTCGGCAGTACGGGACGCAGATCGAATTGTAACGATTGAGTCGGGTGAAATTACAGAGCAAGGAACTCATAAGGAATTGATTTCTCGTGGTGGCAGGTACGCGAAATTACATGCACTCCAAATGGGTGCTTCTGTTCCCCAAGAGAGCAGCATAGATTCTGAAAAGAGTTGA
- a CDS encoding glutamine--tRNA ligase/YqeY domain fusion protein, translating into MNQEDPLPNNFILEQIRNDLREEKTETVVTRFPPEPNGYLHLGHAKAICLNFDLASQFNGRCHLRLDDTNPLKEDKKYIDAIKRDVKWLGYDWGDHLYYASDNFDQLYQMAVSLIKAGYAYVDDLSPEEIREYRGSLTEPGRESPSRNRTREENVLLFEKMKNGEFADGEKVLRAKIDMSSGNINMRDPVLFRILRTPHPRTGTLWRIYPTYDFAHGQSDAIEHVTHSICTLEFEDHRPLYEWLLEKLRTPSRPRQFEFARLNISHTVLSKRNLMRLVDKGHVTGWDDPRMPTLSGLRRRGVPPEAIRNFISKLSVSKREGVVELAAFEFEIREYLNQHAERRLAVLKPLKVTIENYPPGKSEQVTASNNPRDESAGNRSLTFSREIYIERDDFMEDPPKKFFRLAPGREVRLRFSYYLKCKEIVKDQMGNVTELRCSYDPKTKGARAPDGRKVKGVIHWVSALDAVEAEVRLYNPLFSDEEPGKQGNVEDQIDTGSLKVLNGCKIEPSLANAAIGNAIQFERNGYFCVDYDSKPEKLVFNRTIALRDSWTKANAN; encoded by the coding sequence ATGAACCAGGAAGATCCATTACCTAATAACTTTATACTGGAACAGATCCGGAATGACCTCAGAGAAGAAAAAACTGAAACTGTCGTTACGCGATTTCCACCGGAACCCAATGGTTATCTTCATCTTGGGCACGCCAAAGCTATTTGTCTAAATTTTGACCTTGCATCACAATTCAACGGCCGATGTCATCTCCGACTAGATGACACCAATCCATTAAAAGAAGATAAAAAATATATCGATGCTATAAAAAGAGATGTTAAATGGCTGGGTTACGATTGGGGGGATCACCTTTATTACGCCTCCGATAATTTTGACCAACTCTATCAAATGGCTGTTAGTCTCATTAAAGCAGGCTATGCCTATGTAGATGACCTAAGTCCAGAGGAAATAAGAGAGTATCGTGGCTCGCTTACGGAACCTGGACGCGAAAGCCCAAGCCGTAACCGGACGCGAGAAGAAAATGTTTTACTTTTTGAGAAAATGAAGAACGGCGAATTTGCTGATGGTGAAAAGGTTCTTCGTGCAAAAATTGACATGTCTTCGGGTAACATTAACATGAGGGATCCAGTTTTATTTCGTATTTTACGAACTCCACACCCACGTACCGGTACTCTATGGAGAATTTATCCCACCTACGATTTTGCGCACGGTCAGTCGGATGCTATTGAACACGTTACTCATTCTATATGCACGCTAGAGTTTGAAGATCATCGTCCACTATATGAATGGCTACTTGAAAAATTACGTACACCGTCCCGACCTAGGCAGTTTGAATTTGCGCGCCTCAATATATCACACACAGTTCTTTCGAAGCGTAATTTAATGCGATTGGTTGATAAGGGCCATGTAACTGGATGGGATGACCCCCGTATGCCCACACTATCAGGCCTTCGACGCCGGGGAGTGCCACCCGAAGCAATTAGAAACTTTATTTCAAAGCTATCGGTATCCAAACGAGAGGGAGTTGTAGAGTTAGCAGCCTTTGAATTTGAAATTCGAGAATACCTCAATCAACATGCAGAACGTCGACTAGCAGTTTTGAAACCCCTGAAGGTTACTATTGAAAATTACCCGCCTGGAAAATCGGAACAAGTAACCGCATCAAACAATCCAAGAGATGAAAGTGCTGGAAATCGATCATTAACCTTTAGCCGCGAAATTTACATTGAGCGAGATGATTTCATGGAGGACCCGCCAAAAAAGTTTTTTAGGTTGGCGCCTGGGCGCGAGGTGCGACTTCGGTTTTCTTACTACCTTAAGTGCAAGGAGATCGTCAAAGATCAAATGGGGAATGTGACGGAATTACGTTGTAGCTATGACCCCAAAACAAAGGGCGCGCGCGCGCCAGATGGGCGGAAGGTCAAAGGTGTTATTCATTGGGTTTCAGCGTTGGATGCAGTAGAGGCAGAAGTACGCTTATATAATCCCCTTTTTTCAGATGAAGAACCCGGAAAACAGGGTAATGTTGAGGATCAAATTGATACTGGATCACTAAAGGTCCTTAATGGATGTAAAATTGAACCAAGCCTTGCAAATGCAGCTATTGGTAATGCGATACAATTTGAGCGCAATGGATATTTCTGTGTTGATTACGATTCTAAGCCTGAAAAGCTTGTCTTTAATCGTACAATTGCACTTCGAGATAGCTGGACAAAAGCCAACGCCAATTGA
- the sthA gene encoding Si-specific NAD(P)(+) transhydrogenase produces MAKRKTENKATKFSNTKQKSGLGKENQSVPHSFDYDLLVIGSGPGGHRAAIQAAKLGKRVALAEKNAMVGGVCVHTGTIPSKTLREAALHLTGYQERSIYGASYTVKEDITMSDLLRRAHYVINHEQDVLCHQLRRNNIDIIAGEAQFLDPHTLNISGASSSASRTITADNILIATGTKTARDRKIVFDGEYIFTSDDLLDIQHLPTSITVIGAGVIGLEYATIFAAIGARVTLVDSRPRLLDFIDAEVIDTLVYQMRQDRVTIRLGETVSAVETFKDGDKTKVKIALDSGKEFATEKALVSVGRMGATESLNLGKAGIAPDDRGRLKVNDEYRTEMPHIFAVGDVIGFPSLASTSREQGRIAACHAFGYETESLSSLFPYGIYTIPEISVCGKTEEELTEAGMPYEIGKASYKEISRGHIIGDELGFLKLLFHLQTRELLGVHIIGEGASELVHIGQSVMGAGGKIDHFIDTVFNYPTLAECYKTAAFNGINRLAQLPQSADVDKDSLPVSM; encoded by the coding sequence ATGGCGAAAAGAAAAACCGAAAACAAGGCCACGAAGTTCTCCAACACAAAACAAAAAAGTGGTTTGGGGAAGGAAAACCAAAGTGTACCTCACTCATTTGATTATGATCTGTTGGTCATTGGTTCTGGTCCCGGCGGGCACCGTGCTGCGATACAAGCCGCGAAACTAGGTAAGAGAGTGGCACTGGCTGAGAAGAATGCAATGGTGGGGGGTGTATGCGTTCACACAGGAACAATACCTTCAAAAACCTTGAGAGAGGCTGCATTACACCTCACTGGTTATCAAGAGCGTTCAATCTATGGGGCCTCTTACACGGTTAAAGAAGACATTACTATGTCCGATTTACTGCGGCGGGCGCACTATGTCATTAATCATGAGCAAGATGTCCTTTGTCATCAGCTAAGGCGAAACAATATTGATATTATTGCTGGTGAGGCTCAGTTCCTGGATCCGCATACCCTCAATATAAGTGGTGCTAGTTCTAGTGCCAGCAGAACAATTACTGCAGACAACATACTTATTGCTACTGGTACAAAAACAGCGCGTGATAGAAAAATCGTATTTGATGGGGAATATATTTTTACATCCGATGATCTTCTAGACATACAGCATTTGCCAACCTCGATAACAGTGATTGGTGCGGGTGTAATTGGGCTGGAATATGCAACTATTTTTGCTGCGATTGGTGCTCGAGTGACACTTGTGGACTCGCGTCCGCGATTACTCGACTTCATAGATGCGGAAGTAATCGATACGCTCGTTTACCAAATGCGGCAGGATAGAGTTACTATCAGGCTTGGTGAGACAGTGTCCGCTGTCGAAACTTTTAAAGATGGGGACAAAACCAAAGTGAAAATTGCTCTGGACAGTGGGAAGGAATTTGCAACTGAGAAGGCGCTAGTCTCTGTAGGGCGCATGGGGGCGACAGAGTCATTGAATTTGGGTAAAGCGGGCATAGCTCCCGATGACCGTGGCAGACTTAAGGTCAATGATGAATATCGGACTGAAATGCCGCACATTTTTGCGGTAGGGGACGTCATTGGTTTCCCGAGCTTAGCATCTACTTCGAGAGAACAAGGACGGATAGCTGCTTGTCACGCTTTTGGTTATGAAACCGAATCCCTTTCATCTTTGTTTCCTTATGGCATTTATACGATTCCAGAAATTTCAGTTTGCGGAAAAACGGAGGAAGAGCTGACAGAGGCTGGCATGCCATATGAAATTGGGAAGGCTAGTTATAAAGAAATTTCACGGGGCCATATCATTGGTGACGAGCTTGGGTTTCTAAAGTTATTATTTCATTTGCAGACGCGTGAGCTGCTTGGTGTACATATTATTGGTGAAGGAGCCAGTGAATTAGTTCACATTGGTCAATCAGTGATGGGTGCTGGCGGTAAAATTGATCATTTTATTGACACAGTGTTCAATTATCCAACCTTAGCGGAATGTTATAAGACGGCAGCTTTTAATGGCATAAATCGTCTCGCGCAATTGCCACAAAGCGCAGATGTAGATAAGGATTCTTTGCCGGTCAGTATGTAG